The genomic region tacccagacgagcttgcacaaagccctaccaccaataaaaattattataattattgtaccaTATGAATTAAACTTAAAGCGACCACAAGATCGAAacatagattctaccgagaataatCTTAGTGGTTACTCATtaacaatttaatgtaaaattatatatctttaaggGTTAACGAATATTTCGTTTTTGAATTACTTGCGGAGCAGAAAATgtgttaaaagtttatatttacatatcgtATGTCATCATTCGATTTGCCTATcgcttactttttataaaaagttttgcaATCGATTGCTGTACAGCGATCGTGTAAACACGCGAATATAAGTGTGGAGTTAGTACCGAATGATCTTCCAGTCCTCGCGCGCCTTCCCGGGCGGCGTGACGGCGGGCCACGTCTGCTGCGCGCGGCCCTCGGCGTTGACGTACGTGGCGCGCTTCTCCGTGTAGGCGGCGCCCGGCAGCACCACGTCCGCGATGGCCGCGCCCGCGTCGCCGTGGTGGCCTGCGGCACACTCGCGGTCAGCGTGGCATTGTGACATTAAATCGTCCATTTAATGATATCcagatattaatattgtatgtaagtaTACATTACATAAGGCATAAATACCTAGTATTTTGTTAAAAGCTATTGTCGATCAAGAGTCAATTTTCACTCGTTCGTTTTTCAATAATTGGCCCGGCCTCGGCCGATACTTGTAGTGacgtatttgaaataaaataaaatcgaccgtattttgtataatattgatcattgtttattttagaataagatGATCGTGAATttgtgaaatgttataatattatttatgtttacctggttatataacacaaaagtaaaacaaaaaaactttagTGTGCGggattattataaatgtgtttgAATAAATCGTCATATTTTGGTTTTTCCATTTAATCTAAAAATGAATAATGTACCAAAATTTTTAGGCCAGCTATGAAGCCGTGCATTAATGTTACCGACAGATTccgcgtttttttttatagaataggaaggcgggcgagcatatgggccacctgatggtacgtggtcaccaaacgtccctagacattggcattgtaagaaatgtcaaccatcgcttacatagccaatgcgccaccaaccttgggaactaagattttatatcccttgtgcctgtaattacactggctctctcacccttcaaaccggaacacaacaataacaagtactgctgtttggcggtagaatatctgatgagtgggtgggacctacccagaagagcttgcacaaagccctaccgccagtaatttttttaaatcaaattaaaaaccatTCAGTTAAATTTCCGGTCGCTGAATAACGGTCGAATGTTACGAAGCCGAGTAGCGATCCCCGGCGGGCGCCGCGCACCTTGGTAGATGACGACGCAGTCCTTGGGCAGCGCGTCGCGCGCGACGAGCCCGCCGTCGGCGCCGAGCAGGAACACGACGCGCGCCGCCGccagcgccgcgcccgcgcccgcgcggTAGCCCGCGTCCAGCGCCGCCGCCTGCGCCGCCGTGCGCTGCAGCACGTTCAGCACCTGCACAGCGGTACGTGCTTACGTTGTGATGGCAGTTCAAATGCAACTAACACTGAACgatgtgttttaaatataatatatattttatttattgtgtgtgtgtgttctccACATCACTCTCCCCCCCCCCCAAAACCGTGACTACGGGCGATAAAAATCAGGAAATCTCCACACGTGCTTACGTTGACCTTGACTACGAGCATGTGCAGTATTTTTCTACCGAGGCGCGAATATGTCTCGATTTTACACATTACCGAGTCATTTTACAAATTGAGGAGTCGTCCTTCCGGCGACACACCCCTCACGGGGTACTGGtgattattgtaagttaataatattatataaacatctaGCTCAGTTGTCTTGATCGCTTCACTCGGGTCTATATGATTTCGAGTAAATTATCACCGTTGTAAATATGAAACTATTTAACATGAGattgaataaatgaattgtttttgaataatttgtcCACTAGAAGTtactagtaaaaatatttcgacACGATTATTTTTACCTTCCATTCTTTATCCACGAGCTTGTCCTGCAGACGCAGCGCAAGCTCCTGGGTGTAAGCCAATAGAGCTGCTCCTTCAGGGGTCTTGAGTTGATCGGCTCCCAGGATGACCACGGGCCGCTTAGCGTTCTCCAACCTCTTCATGACCTCATGCGACGACGTTCCGGTAGCGAGTTCTTTAACGATGGAAGCTGAATCGCCCACATGCTGTTGTGATTTAATTACGATaacagatatttaaaataatgttacaattCATACAAAACATAGAAACTATGTTAATTAGATAACAATACTCACCATATAATCATAGGTTAAATCGACTTGTGGTCCGACGACCGCTATGTCCGTTTCCTTGTGCACGAACGCTTTACGAATGCGTGCGTTCAGCAGCGGCGCCTCGAATCGTACGTTGGTACCGATCAACAGCACAAAGTCGGCATCTTCGACGTCTAGAACGGAATATTGTATCTTATAATTGTTGCCTTgtgaaaacattataatattatcattttgcttttaatgtaacaattttaaacaaaaaaaaaaacatatacataaaaataaaattttggtgATGGTAGAGCTTTAGGTAAGACCGCCTGGATATATGATATTCACCCGACCGAGTTCGGCCACGGCGggcaatctcaagagtgatGAAACAACTGCATAGAATATATTATCGTGCGCAAACTTagatacactctctattccctcactctcataatcgaTAATCACTTCtaaattccagactccgggctttTACTGAGatttttcgacaaaaaaacccaataactttttatctgcTGCCTTTTATCTAGGTACAAGACTAACAGGCAGTCAAAAAAATGggcctgggtaggtactacctatTCAACAGTTACACTACCGCACAAAAGCAAAGCATCGTGTTGCTACATTCTGGTTTCAGGGATGTTttagccaatgtaattacaggcataagagaAGTGTATTAGCGGTGGTgccttgaatatatttttttaacaaaacaagaATACTCACTGGCTATTTTGGTATTCAACAGATAGGAAGAGCGCAGATCTGTGCCAGCACCCTCCAGCGGGAAATACTGCTCTGTGAACACATTCTCCGAGCCGAGACGGTTAAGCAGGTCTTTCAGAGCAATAAGTGATTCCGCATCCGCTAGCTCACCCGCCACGGCCACCAGCTGTTTTTAAAGAGACAAGATATTAGTTTTTTACCAACAACAATAAAACTGTTTCACAAAGAACAATGGCCACTTTCCatcataaaatcttataaaaataaaaaataaaataacatgaagaaaaatatatatgtcttcCGGTACTTGCCGTAATGTAAGTATATTATACAATGTGCTTATAAATGCAGGTTCGAAATggcaaatatttatgtaaaatgtgttttgagaaggtttgttgaaatattaattgGGGCGTACCAACGGGTTTGTCGGTGCCGCACACTCTATTACCAAATAATGCTTTATATTATGTCTTATATGCGATAAGAAAAGATGTAGTATCAATATAGGACCATTATATATTGAGACCATCTTTGTACCTTGTCAGGCGGACAGTCCCGTAGAGCCCTGGCAGCGGTCACCATAGCGTCCTCCCACTCCACCGGCGTGAGGTTGCCACGACTGTCCGCCAGCATAGGCGTCACCAGCCGCTGTCTCTTCAGACCATCGCATGCGAACCTCGACTTGTCAGACAACCACTCCTCGTTGATCTCCTGCCGTAACATACATTGATTCAAAATCCACTgtgcaaattttatataatatatctaaatattaaacatatatgcTTTTATTCGTACCTCATTTGTTCTGGGTAGAATACGCAGTACTTCATTAGTTCGTGTCGTGACAACAATATTGCTACCCAAAGGATCCAAAACATCTATAGAGTCAATctagaaaaaaaacacaattgttATTCaaccaaataaatttttattaatgttcataattattttaccatCAACTTACCCTCCTGGTCTCCCAGGGTCGAGCAGCAAAACTGTAAGGTTTTGAAGTGAGTGCACCAACTGGGCAAAGATCAATAATATTTCCAGACAATTctgacaaaaacattttttcaacaTATGTTCCAACCTGAaaacatagaataaatatatgcaaataatatcaatagaagaattaattacataaagtaattatattatattcataaatgcaTACAGTGATACAACATAATAAATGCATTGTAGCTGTTAAGACATTGAAtactatgtaataatttattttatttggttttaaattaaagtattattacacAATTTCAGCATTCAAGCATTAACAATAATCCCATTTTCACTAAatctattaaattaatcttataagCCTTGGAAACGCTTTAAGTTTTACCTGCATGTCAGTGCCTCTGCCCGTTGTTCCGAAATCATCAACACCAGCCACCTCAGATGCAAAGCGTATACACCGTGTGCAGTGTATGCATCGTGTCATAATAGTCTTTATCAATGGACCTACATCTTTGTCTTCCACAGCCCTATATAATcataatgaattttttttatagaataggaaggtggacaagcatatgggccacctgatggtaagtggtcaccaacacccatagacattcccattgtaagaaatgttaaccatcgcttacatcaccaatgcgccaccaaccttgggaactaagatgttatgtcccttgtgcttgtagttacactagctcactcacccttccaaccggaacacaaaaataccaaatactgctgttttgcagtagaatatctgatgagtgggtggtaccaacccagacgagcttgcacaaagctctatcaccagtaaaatcTATTACATTATCAATTACAAGTCTACatttttgctttatatttttaaaatcaatgttaTCTCATACTTTTACTTGTCAGTCATATAACACAACTTGTATATGTAAGATTTGAATTTGTTGATTGAACATTtagttaaaaacttattttagttaaattacttTCAAACCAACCTTTTTCCAGAAAAGTGAATGTCAGTAAATCTGCTTTTATCAGAACCAAATGCCATAGACTGGTCTTGTAAATCACATTCTCCACCCTGGTCACAAATTGGACAATCCAAGGGGTGGTTCACCAGTAAAAACTCCATCACACCCTCCCGGGCTTTCCTAGTGAGATCAGAGTCAGTTTTCACCCTCATTCCCTTCATCACAGGCATAGCACAAGCTGCAGCGGGCTTAGGTGATCTCTCCACTTCTACCAAGCACATCCTACAGTTCCCTGCTACTGCTAATCTCTCATGGTAACAAAATCGAGGAATTTCAACACCTACTTGTGCTGCTGCCTATAAAAgttagattataaatttaaaagatgtGTACAGACTATTTTTGCTTATtgtctataataaatatgtaattatatattatagataattatttgacttaatacattaattacatttaagtaaatatatttcaatattacaagTGGCCTTGCTAAATTTACCTGTAGGATTGTAGTGCCAGGTGGTACATACACTGGTTTGTCATCAATAAAAACCTCGACTTTATCAGGCTGAGCTTGAACTTGATCGGCGAATTTGCGAACCCCTAACGGTGCGACACGGCTGGGAGATAGCGCAAGCGCCCGGGACAGAGGCTGGCGCAGCATTTTCTACAGCAACCACAAAACGTAATAAGAAGGCTCTAACACGTATATATACAACAcacaattacaatttttgtgaaactaTATAACTAGATGATTTCACTTGTTTATGGTAAATGAATTGTTAACGTTaacattgataaaataattatatataagagtaAATCTTCTTGTTATTGTTACATAAGTAGGGTTGTCTAACctaattaagtatataacacagcaataaatactaaaacaaaatcGCGAAAGAGTGAATTAAATGTACGATGCTTTTCAAccactaattaataaaaaaaatagcaaaaaacGTACTTAAAAAGAGTATTCCTGAGTCtgaaaattttaatgacaaGACAGACCGAAAGCTGTCAATTTGCCATGTTAAATGTCAATACCTTGACGTCAATATTACTGCATTCaagttaaaatcaattaataggAACTATGTGCTACGCGTATGCTCTTCTTTGTATATTACTGGATTAAGAACTAAACTACGATtttagttcatttattttaaattatttgaaaaaaaaatacttgaaacaaatattttatactctGTAGagctattcattattttttgacatttccTTGCTCTTTCTTTCACTCAATTAAATCCGGGTGTGCGGTTTGGTACTTGTgcgaaaaatttaatattatttattaaaatggctATCGGAGACGTCAAGACTACACAAGGGCTCGGTgatttgaacaaatatttagCTGAGAAGAGTTATTTATCAgggtatgttaaaataatacggTTGGAAACCGTCCCATACCACGTCAACCGCCGTTAACCTCTTAATTTTAGAACAGTGAATGTTCACTAAAACTTCTGCAATAACACGACCTTGACAGCGACACTGCGATAACAACAGAACTTTATCTTGTTTAGGTACACACCTTCTCAAGCTGATGTTCAAGTATTTGAGCAAGTCGGAAAGGCGCCGGCTGCCAGCTTGCCGCACGCACTTCGCTGGTATAATCAGATCGCTTCGTATACCCCTGCCGAACGCAAGACATGGGCCGCAGGAGTAAGCCCATTAAATGCTGGTGCTAAACCGACCGCTGCCGCACCCGCACAGAAAGAGGAAGACGATGATGATGTCGATCTATTTGGTTCAGGAGATGAAGAAGAGGTTTGTTGgttctaaaatacatttaatttagaaaatttattCACCCTTATTGTTGAAGTTTAAagatatacttttttctaataagtaacaattttttttgtctattcTATAGGATGCAGAGGCAGCCAAAATCCGTGAAGAACGTTTGAAGGCCTACGCTGACAAAAAATCTAAGAAACCTGCCCTTATTGCTAAATCTTCTATAATCCTTGATGTAAAACCATGGGATGATGAAACAGACATGGCTGAAATGGAGAAACAAGTCCGCACAATTGAAATGGATGGTCTACTATGGGGTGCTTCTAAACTTGTCCCAGTTGGTTATGGTATTAACAAATTACAAATCATGTGTGTCATTGAGGATGACAAAGTATCTGTAGACCTTTTAACAGAAAAAATTCAAGATTTTGAAGACTTCGTCCAGTCTGTTGACATTGCTGCCTTCAATAAAATCTAAGTCATGCCATCTTAACTTAtcttttcaataaaatacatttatataaaaaattgttttaatgtaataaatacaaagataAGTTACAACAATGTTCAACTTAAACCTATgtcttgttattgttttattatgaacaccttaacaatatatataacagtttatcattatttaaaaacgacACAAAAATGTCTATTATTCTTAGCTCTAATGAATTTGATACACAGTTcacaatttaaagtaaaaaaaaacacatttacacaacataaaactaaatgtttttGAACCACATTTTCTAAAAACCAAAAATTCAATGACTAGTTCTgccttaaaaaaaattgattactaCTCATTCAACTTGGACATTCTTAGATAAACTGTCACCAACAGTTGCCTGCAAAA from Nymphalis io chromosome 11, ilAglIoxx1.1, whole genome shotgun sequence harbors:
- the LOC126771968 gene encoding elongation factor 1-beta', whose product is MAIGDVKTTQGLGDLNKYLAEKSYLSGYTPSQADVQVFEQVGKAPAASLPHALRWYNQIASYTPAERKTWAAGVSPLNAGAKPTAAAPAQKEEDDDDVDLFGSGDEEEDAEAAKIREERLKAYADKKSKKPALIAKSSIILDVKPWDDETDMAEMEKQVRTIEMDGLLWGASKLVPVGYGINKLQIMCVIEDDKVSVDLLTEKIQDFEDFVQSVDIAAFNKI
- the LOC126771920 gene encoding NADH-ubiquinone oxidoreductase 75 kDa subunit, mitochondrial; amino-acid sequence: MLRQPLSRALALSPSRVAPLGVRKFADQVQAQPDKVEVFIDDKPVYVPPGTTILQAAAQVGVEIPRFCYHERLAVAGNCRMCLVEVERSPKPAAACAMPVMKGMRVKTDSDLTRKAREGVMEFLLVNHPLDCPICDQGGECDLQDQSMAFGSDKSRFTDIHFSGKRAVEDKDVGPLIKTIMTRCIHCTRCIRFASEVAGVDDFGTTGRGTDMQVGTYVEKMFLSELSGNIIDLCPVGALTSKPYSFAARPWETRRIDSIDVLDPLGSNIVVTTRTNEVLRILPRTNEEINEEWLSDKSRFACDGLKRQRLVTPMLADSRGNLTPVEWEDAMVTAARALRDCPPDKLVAVAGELADAESLIALKDLLNRLGSENVFTEQYFPLEGAGTDLRSSYLLNTKIANVEDADFVLLIGTNVRFEAPLLNARIRKAFVHKETDIAVVGPQVDLTYDYMHVGDSASIVKELATGTSSHEVMKRLENAKRPVVILGADQLKTPEGAALLAYTQELALRLQDKLVDKEWKVLNVLQRTAAQAAALDAGYRAGAGAALAAARVVFLLGADGGLVARDALPKDCVVIYQGHHGDAGAAIADVVLPGAAYTEKRATYVNAEGRAQQTWPAVTPPGKAREDWKIIRALSEVVGTRLPYDTIDEVRARLGEVSPTLVAYGEVQDNNYFAQARSLSQSLQKPISGKLDVQLKKLEDYFMTDPISRASPTMAKCVQAVLKQKQSPY